A window of the Leptolyngbyaceae cyanobacterium genome harbors these coding sequences:
- a CDS encoding glycosyltransferase family 2 protein: MRHSVIITVYNKAPYVGRAIASLANQSRPPAELIIVDDCSTDGSVQAVQQSLQQYSAQLTNTNVKLIQLQQNGGPSLARNVGLDAVTGDWVSLLDGDDEYAPGFCDRVQSIVQNHQPDLLVLSFINLPSKLIRPVIDPIKHLLNPIDDRLYALADPLKVITWQEFPLGPGNNVLCRRSLIGELRYNTQNDLFENIEFWYQVVKNSVENGSARCFLLLGEFLQIHEVGNSISRRKLTDINKIKWPALLDSLLDSQSEFDRRLWHKVATRWFNNILDRLDTPSDRLRFLWQFRRFAFRYYLRPVDVKKVPD, translated from the coding sequence ATGAGACATTCGGTAATTATTACTGTTTACAACAAAGCTCCTTATGTTGGTCGTGCTATAGCAAGTTTAGCTAACCAAAGTCGTCCGCCTGCGGAACTCATCATTGTTGATGATTGTAGTACTGATGGGAGTGTCCAAGCTGTGCAACAATCGTTACAACAATATTCAGCCCAGCTGACTAACACTAACGTAAAGCTGATTCAATTACAGCAAAATGGTGGCCCATCTTTGGCACGAAATGTCGGTTTAGATGCAGTGACTGGAGATTGGGTATCGTTACTTGATGGGGATGATGAGTACGCACCCGGATTTTGCGATCGCGTTCAATCCATCGTTCAAAACCACCAACCAGATTTATTAGTTCTCAGTTTCATCAATTTACCTAGTAAACTGATTCGACCAGTTATTGACCCCATAAAACATTTGCTCAACCCGATCGACGATCGACTATATGCGCTTGCCGATCCTCTAAAAGTGATTACATGGCAAGAATTTCCGCTCGGCCCCGGCAACAATGTTTTATGCCGAAGGTCGCTAATAGGAGAACTCCGCTACAACACGCAAAACGATCTTTTTGAAAATATAGAATTCTGGTATCAAGTCGTCAAAAATAGTGTTGAAAATGGCTCTGCACGTTGCTTTTTACTTCTTGGTGAATTCCTTCAAATTCATGAAGTAGGAAATAGCATTTCGCGTCGTAAACTAACCGATATTAATAAAATCAAGTGGCCTGCTTTGTTGGATAGCTTGCTCGATAGCCAGTCAGAATTCGACCGTCGCTTATGGCATAAAGTTGCTACGCGATGGTTTAACAACATACTAGATCGCTTGGATACACCAAGCGATCGATTACGTTTTTTGTGGCAATTTCGTAGGTTTGCTTTTCGTTATTATCTGCGTCCAGTTGATGTAAAAAAAGTGCCTGATTGA